A window of Pyrus communis chromosome 3, drPyrComm1.1, whole genome shotgun sequence genomic DNA:
GTTTTCTCAGATGTGGAGCACGTTATTCGGAAAAGTATgccctttttctctttcttgcttgttttctgtttggttgctgggaaaaTGTAGGGTCAAGAAGGAAAATTTAGTCTTACGATTCTTACCCATcttaaattttacatttttcatgCCTTGTATTTCTAAATCCTCAACCGAATTGTCCGCATTGCGTGTCAATTAATGATGTTTAGTGATTTTAGCAGATGAGGGTTAGGTCAGTTGGGCAGGGATTCCCGCTCGCTTGCACCTGAGTTCGAATCTCTGTTACTGTAGTTTAGAATAATTCCTGTCGATCAGagtagtttgaaattttttcagtTGATTTGTACTAGGACATGTGTTTTTTGAACAATGTAATTTCAATTCTTTCTTGAATCCTAACATTGGAAATATGTCTGTTCTTGCACTCAGATGACCGTTCTTTAACCGAAGTGTTCAGGTTGTTTGACTTGATCCACATTCTTACAACTGACCACAAAGTTATCACAAGAATTACGAAAGAAGTATGATAAACTTTCGAATTTGGTTTGTCTTTACTTCCAACAATTCCATGTCGATACTTGTTACTACATTTTCCCCCACAGGTTATTGAAGATTTTGCTTCTGAGAATGTTGTGTATCTGGAGCTAAGAACAACTCCGAAGGTGGTTTTCTAAAATTAGCCGACTGCGTGAAGTATTCATACTAAAATGACTTATGTCATACATTTCATTGATACGATATTGATGTGTTTCATTCTGTGTAGAATAATGCGTCGATAGGAATGAGCAAGCGCTCTTACTTGGGAGCAGTACTGGAGGGTATAAAGGCAGTCACTGCAGTTGATGTCGCTTTTAGGCCTCACAGTTCTGATGTTGGCAGTCAGAAGAATTCTTCACTTATAAACCATACATGTAGCGGAAGTGCAAGAAAAAAGATTTATGTTAGGATTCTTTTGAGCATTGACCGCCGGGAAACCACAGAGGCTGCAATGGAAACTGTAATGTGATGAAATGTATTATGAAGAAATATTTGAGCACatgcattttttttaagtttgactAGTTTTGTCATTTACTGTAGGTGAAGCTTGCTCTGGAAATGAGAGATTTAGGGGTAGTTGGTATTGACCTTTCTGGAAACCCGATTGTGGGAGAATGGTACTTAAAACAGTATCCTGAGTTTGTTGCAGAAGACTGTTTCATTTAACCCGACTGTGGTACATGTATTTATATGTGTATTATATTGTTTCTGTGGCAGGGTTACATTTTTTCCAGCCTTAAAATTTGCTAGAGAGCAGGGTCTTTATGTAACCCTTCATTGTGGAGAGGTGCGTTTGTTCTTCTAATGCCTGCAGCGTCTGCCTTTATGATCACCCttacttgtttttttctttaagtGCTTGTAGGTGCCTAATCCAAAGGAGATACGAGCGATGCTAGATTTTCAACCACAGAGGATTGGCCATGCCTGTTGCTTCGAGGAAGAGGAATGGAAGACTTTGAAATCTTTAAGTATTCCGGTGAGATAATTGTGCAATCAGTCATTATGTTGTATATAACTTTCCTTACCACGGAATTCTAGATATTTGTCTTTCTGACTGCCATAGGATGGATGCCAAGGAGACGTCCAAAATATGATTCGGTCTGGTGTTTCTGGCAGTTCGATCAGAATATCCTTATGACGATTCATAATTGGGATTTAAACATCAATGCTAAGTTCTTATTTCCAAATAGGGTACTGAGTTTTTGGTCAGTTCCATCTTTGCTTATAAACACATGAGCAGAAAAAGTAGATACAACTTTTAGTTTTCTCGTTTTTTATGTTCGTTGTTGTAACTTTTACGTTGTTTCCTTAAAATTGTTGACAGTTTGAGACTTTTAGTAGGTTAGAATAGCTAACTTCTTTGTATCATCATCATTGTTTGTGTTTCAGGTTGAGATTTGTTTGACGTCCAACATTAGGACTAATACAATTCCGTCACTTGACGTACATCATTTTGGTTAGGCTTTCTGCTTCCATTTATCGTGGCTTAATTATCTGAAATCAGAAATactttaaaaatattgttaaattttCCTTCTCCTAAACAAACCTCTTTTGTTTGGTGATGCAGCTGATCTGTATAATGCAAAACATCCTTTAGTCATCTGCACAGATGATTCCGGGGTGTTCTCTACTAGTCTTTCCAACGAGTACAACCTCGCTGCAGCTGCGTTTGGTAGGTCTGACTTCATTGGATCGTGTAACGTGAATTAAACTGATGGCTGATAAACGCTGCTTGTTTGTTTTCTTGACTTCTTAGGACTTGGAAAGAGGGAACTATTTCAACTAGCAAGAAATTCAATCGACTTTGTATTTGCTGATGATGGAGTGAAGAGAGAATTGAAGGAAATCGTCAATTCCGCTGAAAAGAAGCTAGATCTATGAATTACCATTGCAGTTACAAGGCATGTGTAACTGCACGTAGTATAGTTGCTGGCAGTCCCTAGAACTACTCATTTCCGCCAGCAAAATTTGTTTCTCAACTGCAGCCGGACGCCAACTGATGCGCCGGAATTCAACATTGCAGATTTCTTATCTAGTTATTAGAATGTCCTAGTGTAGTCAGAAGTAGCTGGTAGATTTACAATGGTTCATCTttgctttgaatgaatttacaatcttgattgaatatAACGAATTTCGTGACGGAACTTTCGTACAAGTGAATTTGTTTCTCATGTTTGAAAATGGCGTTTCGGGTCGCCATAGGAACAAAAATTGCAGAGCCATGGGAAATGAATTGAAGAGCAGGTGAGTATTGAATTTCTATGGTGCTTTTTCCATTTTACCATGTGGACATGCTTTTTCTCCCTTAAGAAAGCAACTTTAGGTGCATGAAAAACTCAAGGCATACTAGTCAAATAAGAAAGCAACGAGGAGTGACGAGATGAATTGCGTCGTGATTAATACATACATGTGTGAACGACTATGAACAGGATTGTTCTATACTTACAACATAAAGCAAGTGCCGAGCAGTGTTCTCTCCTGTCTACAACCAAGTTCAAAAGTTCAAATTCTCACCTCATCggatatttaaaataaaaaaaaaaaaaaaaaaaaaaaagacaagaaaCAAGGCAAGGTACGACGTCGTTTgacaatgaagaagaatattacATGTTCCTTCAGTTCGTTTCCGGCCTTCAGGTTTGTTATCTCTCTCCGAAAACTCCAAAGCTCAAGACGTACACAGACCGCCTGCATTTCTCTCCCGCCATTAATCCCAATTCTACTTCCTCATAAAACCCTAACCCTCAAACCTCACATTTCTCCCCCAAATCCAACCTCCAACTTCAGTCGGGCCCACAATTCCCTCTCTCGCCGGCGTGATCGCAATCGCGCCGTGAATTTCCAAATGCCACTCCAGCTGAACTCCCACCCGTCCGATCAAGATCGCCGCTGAACTTGAACCCTAGTTGCGGCTGATCACAATGTCTTGGGGACTGGGATGGAAGCGGCCCTCGGAGATCTTCCATCTCATGCTCAATTACGGCACCGAGGGTCCGCCGGAGACCTTCGACCGTACGTCTTCGGCGTCGTCTTCGTCATCGTCGTCCTTGTCTTCCGTGGTAAATCAGGATCAGGAATTAGGGTTTCGGATCGACTTGGAATGGCAGGCTGGAGATGATGAGGAGCAGGTGGCTCTGAGGCTCAAGTCGCAGCTAATGGTGGCGTTACCAATGCCTCAGGACACGGTGGTGGTTGAATTGAGGATCGAGGAAGCTGAGGAGGCTAATGTGGGTGTGGACATGAGAGTGGTGAGGCGCAGAGAGCCTTTGAGAGCCGTGACCATGACCAAGACAGCCGGCTCCAGCCAGCAAAGCGATGGCACTGGAGTCTTGACTCGTTTGTTGCGCTCCAATTTCGCTTCGACAATGCCTGCAGTTGCTGACGGCGAGGCGGCCTGCGGTGTGCATTGGCAGTGCGTCACCATCGTCAATCTGAGTGGTTGTGGGTTGTCCGTGAGTCTTTCTTTAATCTTTTTGTTCATTTATTGTATTTCTGATTGTCTGTATAAATATGTAATCGATCTATTAGACTTTGATTGATTGCTGTGTAGTCTTTGAAAGAAATGACTGTCCTTGGTGTAGTTTTCTTAATCTTTTAGCAAAACCAGaagtttatggtactagtttCACTAACAATACCAAGATCGATTTGTTTTACAAGTATCTTTTAATACACCTAGTGTGTGCTTTGTTAAAATTCAAGAAAGCGGTTTTCTTTTTGGTGATTGGGTGAGATTAAGGAATGCTGAGATTAGTTCTGAGTTTATATCTCTATATCTTGCATACTACTCGCAGGTTTTACCAGTAGAGCTAACTCGACTGCCTCTTCTCGAAAAGCTGTACCTTGATAACAATAAGTTGTCACTTTTGCCTTCTGAGCTTGGCGAACTGAAAAGCTTAAAAGTCCTCAGGGTAGACTACAACGTGCTGGTTTCAGTACCTTGTAAGTTTGGATTCCCCTTGTAAACCTAATCAGCATGAAGTTCATATTTTGGAGGTCAAATGTTTCATATTCATCTATTATTTCTGTTGGACTTGTAACAGTAGAGTTAAGACAGTGTGTCGGATTAGTGGAACTTTCATTGGAACACAACAAGCTTGTACGGCCTTTGCTTGATTTCAGGTCATTTCATCAGCATTTGGACATAGATAATTGTCTGTATATTTTTTTCTAAGTTTTGTAAAGCTTGATTTTCTCTAGGGTCTAATGGTTCCGTCCAAATTTATGGCAGGGCTATGGCTGAGCTACGAGTTCTTAGGCTATTTGGAAACCCTCTTGAATTTCTTCCTGAAATCCTGCCTCTCCACAAACTTCATCACTTGTCTCTTGCAAATATCAGGATTGTGGCAGATGATAACTTGAGATCAGTGAATGTGCAAATAGAGGTAGTGATCAATGCAATTTCTATAGAAGTTTTTGTTCGTTTCAATTTATAATCTCAGACTTTACATTGAAAAATATTTGTTGGTAATTGCAGATGGAAAATAGTTCCTATTTTGGTGCGTCTAGGCATAAGCTAAGCGCCTTTTTCTCTCTTATATTTCGGTTTTCTTCTTGTCATCACCCTTTACTAGCATCTGCACTTGCAAAGATTATGCAAGACCAAGGAAATCGCGCAGTCGTTGGCAAAGATGAGAATGCAGTGAGGCAGCTTATAAGTATGATAAGCAGTGACAACCGTCATGTGGTATGTTGGTTAGCTGTCCTGACAAAGATTTCACTGCTTGTCACTCTTCTGCTGCATATGGTTTAAGAGTTCCAACTTCTGGCAGGTTGAACAAGCATGTTCTGCTCTTTCATCTCTTGCTGCAGATGTTTCAATTGCCATGCAGTTGATGAAATCCGACATTATGCAACCCATCGAGACAGTGTTGAAGTCTATGCCCCAGGGGGAAGTAATTTCTGTGTTGCAAGTTGTGGTGAAGCTGGCTTTTGCATCTGATGCTGTAGCTCAAAAGATGCTGACCAAGGATGTATTGAAATCTTTGAAATTATTGTGTGCCCACAAAACCCCTGAGGCAAGTTCTTTACTTTTTCCGTAAGGCACTGATTATCTTACTCTTCTTGTTAGTATTGTCATGTAATTAAAGTTGACCTTGCATTAGGTACAAAGATTAGCTTTGTTGGCAGTAGGTAATTTGGCCTTCTGTTTGGAGAATCGCCGTATTTTGGTTACTTCTGAAAGCTTGTGCGAACTTCTAATGCGCTTGACAGCTGCACCTGAGCCCCGTGTGCATAAAGCTGCGGCCCGTGCTTTGGCGATTCTCGGTTTGTCtcttaagtttaatttgttttcgGGTGTTTAGTCTTTAGATTCCAAGCCTTATAAGCTTTGTTCAATGCCATGCCTTTTGCAGGGGAGAATGGACTGCTGCGACGTGCCATAAGGGGGAGACCAGTGCCAAAGCAAGGACTGCGCATACTTTCAATGGATGGTGGTGGTATGAAAGGTCTGGCAACTGTGCAAATTCTTAAAGCAATTGAGAAGGGAACTGGAAAACAGATACATGAGTTGTTTGACCTCATATGCGGCACATCAACGGGTGGAATGCTTGCTGTTGCACTTGGCATTAAGCTAATGTCATTAGACAAATGTGAAGAAATATACAAAAATCTTGGTGAGTATGCTGTATTAGGAATGAGCATGCACAAAGCTTGCTCAtcaatcatgttttttttttttccttctttacaTGTCTGATATCATGATTCGTAGGAAAACTTGTCTTTGCTGAACCTGCTCCAAAGGATAATGAAGCTGCAACTTGGAGAGAGAAGTTGGATCAGCTCTATAAAAGTTCGTCCCAGAGTTTTAGAGTTGTTGTACATGGATCTAAAGTATGTTCTCTATgctttatatttgttttgttcGTAACTTTATATATCTTTCATTTTCCCTTACTTATTTTGGATTTCAAGAttgatatgtaaatttatgTTCTTCACGCAAGAATATTTTGAGAGGGAGGAAGAGAATCTCTTCcccctctcttcctctctcctcctctttgtcCTTCCTGTATCTAATTCAGGAGGTTTCTGATTTTTACTGCAATCACTTTTGTCTgttctcttatttatttatattttgctgCCGTGTTGCTTTGAGTTCTAAAGGATAGGTGTGACATATTGTCTTGCAGCATAGTGCAGATCAGTTTGAGAGATTGTTGAAGGAAatgtgtgccgatgaggatgGGGATCTGTTAATAGAGTCTGCAGTGAAAAACATTCCCAAAGTTTTTGTTGTATCAACTTTGGTGAGTGTGATGCCAGCTCAGCCTTTCCTATTCCGAAATTATCAGGTTTGAGACCACTTGTTACTTTGTTGAAACGTCATCAATTTACTGTTTACACTTTAACTTGGTATTTTGTACTTCATTTCTAGTATCCTGCGGGAACACTAGAAGTGCCTCCTGCAATTTCAGAGAGTTCAGGAATAACTGGACCACCTCCTGGATGTGCTGAAGGCTATAAGCGCAGTGCCTTTATAGGAAGCTGTAAGCATCAAGTATGGCAAGCTATAAGAGCATCATCTGCTGCTCCGTATTATCTTGATGATTTCTCAGATGGTACTCTCTTATGTTCTTTTGGAAATCTCATCAGTAGGCTTTTAGGGATTAAATTGAGCTGCATATTACCTCTTCattggttttaatttgtttgtaaaTGTTTCTATCCTACAATGTCTACAGATGTGAATCGTTGGCAAGATGGTGCAATAGTGGCAAACAATCCAACAATCTTTTCCATTAGAGAAGCACAACTTTTATGGCCAGACACAAAAATTGACTGCTTAGTTTCCATTGGCTGTGGTTCTGTTCCAACGAAGGTAAATTCATAACATCTCCTATGTTTTTGAAGAGTCAATTatgtaatattttataatacatGTGCAATATTAGAGAGTGGTTGCTCCACTTTATTGGTTCACTCAAAATCTGCTAGTGTAGGTGCGAAAAGGTGGTTGGCGTTATCTGGATACTGGTCAGGTATTGATAGAAAGTGCATGCTCTGTGGAACGGGTTGAGGAAGCTTTGAGCACACTGCTACCCATGCTCCCTGGAATACAATATTTTCGGTTTAATCCAGGTATGCGTTAAGTGTGAGTAATATGTACATGAGCATGAAATGTCAAGAATTTCAACCCACTGCATGCAAAACCAATTTGGATAAAGTCTTAACATTTTTCTAACCAACTATTTTTGCTTCCATGCATTGATTTTTTCTCTGATGTGGTGTTTTATTTTCAAGTACTATTCTCAACAGCACACTTCTATCTTTTCTCCTGCAGTTGATGAACGCTGTGATATGGAACTGGATGAGACTGATCCTGCAGTCTGGATGAAATTGGAAGATGCAGTTGAGGAATATATTCAGAAAAATTCTCTTGTACTTAAGGATGCCTGTGAGAGACTGCTTATGCCATTCCAACATGATGAGAAGTGGTCCGAGAATTTAAGATCTCAACATGTCCCTAAGTCAAAGGCATCAAGTGACGGTATTGATGCTGACATCTTTCTTAATTTGCCTCTGtgaattttagattttattcGTTTTTTGTTGATACTTTTCTGTAACAGGGGAAAAAGGCCCGTCTCTAGGTTGGAGGCGTAATGTACTACTTGTTGAAGCTTCACATAGCCCCAATTCTGGTCGCACTCAGAACCATGCTCATGCACTTGAGTCATTTTGTGCTCGTAATGGAATACGATTATCGCAAATGCAAGGCATATCAGGATTTTTGAAAACAGTACCAGCAACAACATTCCCAACGCCATTTGCATCACCTTTATTTCCTCCAAGCATCCCATCAAGTCCACTTTTCTACAGTCCTGATTTTGGCCCACAGAGGGTTGGCCGAATCGATATGGTCCCACCTTTAAGCTTAGATGCGCAGTCTGGAAAAGGAGCTGTGTCACCACCTGAGTCTCCTTTAGGACCTAGACAGCTTTCTTTACCAGTCCAGTCATTGCACGAGAAGTTACAGAACTCGCCCCAAGTGGGCATTGTACATTTAGCCCTTCAAAATGACTCACTTGGCTCGATATTAAGGTCAGTGTTGCTGGACTGATCTTTTATAATTGCAAGTTAATGTTATTTCAGCTTTAGTCCTAATTTACCAGCTGTTTGTTTCTGTAGTTGGCAGAATGATGTATTTGTGGTTGCTGAACCCGGAGAGCTTGCAGATaattttcttcagagtgtgaaACTGAGTTTGATATCAGTGATGCGAAACCACCGCAGGAAGGCTGATTCATCGTTCGCCAATATTTCAACTATTTCTGATTTGGTTGCATGTAGACCATACTTCCAACTTGGAGGCATCGTTCACCGTTATATGGGACGCCAAACTCAAGTATGTTACTTTAGCATTGAAACCATTTATTTTTTGCTACTTATTGGATTGTTTGCCAAACTACTAACTCTGATTTGTTGGATGATGGAATTTTTTAAGGTTATGGACGATGGCCAAGAAATTGGAGCATATTTGTTTCGTAGAACTGTCCCTTCTATCCATTTAACACCCGATGATGTTCGCTGGATGGTACACCATCACCTTTACGTTTGTTAAGTTAAATATGCATATGGGCGCATGATTTTAGTGATCAAACTGATGCTTTTTGTCTTTGATAACTATAGGTCGGAGCTTGGAGAGATAGAATCATTGTTTGCACAGGGACATATGGACCTACGCCACCACTGATTAAAGCATTTTTAGACTCTGGCGCTAAAGCTGTTATAAGTTCTTTAGCTCAGCCCCCGGAAACACAGCTGACAGCGCTCCACGGATCTGCAGAGTTCAGTGCTTTTGAAAACGGGAAGTTTGAGATTGGCGAGGAAGACGCTGAAGATGAAATCGAAGATGAGAAGGCTGAGCCTAGCAGTCCGCTGAGCGACTGGGAAGATAGTGAAAACGGGGACCCATCTACAGGTTTTTGGGATGATGATGAGGAAGAGGTGTCGCAATTTGTTTGTCAGTTATACGAGTCACTGTTTCGAGAGGGTGCGGGCGTGGATGCTGCTCTACGACAAGCTCTTGCCTCGCATCGGAAGTTGAGGTATTCATGCCATCTTCCCGGTATACACTAGATTGTTAACTAGATCTCACAcaggaaaataaagaaaattgaaacaaaaatgaTAGGAAAATAGAAAAGAGAAATGAGGAAATAAGAGGAAACTTCCATTTTTGAGGCTtacaaacagaaaagaagagtgAAGTGTTGTAACGTGTATGGTATTATATATATGAGCTTAGATGTTCTCATTTTTTCCAATGTTGTTAACTTGTTAGCCATCTCCTCTGCTTCATTAATAAAAAGGTTAATGTCGTTGTATCGTTTACACAACTCAAATCTTCGGAGAAGAACTTTCATGCACTTGGATGCCACAATATCGGTATCTAAATTCAATTCATTCGCACACTTGTGCGTGGAAGTTAAAACACAGCGCAGTGCTTGCTTGAGATACAGCCACCATCGCATTCCAGTTTTAGGGGTTAGGCGCTCTTTTCACAAACCGTGCCTGAAAAAAGAGAAACCTAACAACAACATCAAAGTCTTATTTCACTAAAGGGGGTTTGTTGTATGAACCCTAAAACGCGATTATGCTCGGTTTTGTATCAAGTCTTatgttagctccaagtacttCATGTATTTTCTTAGAGCCTCGTTCGAAGTCCTCTTAGATCTTCATCTCTTTTTGTATGAGCCTTTGTTTTAtaatcacatctctaacaagAGCATCCGCAAATCTTCGATAGGCAAAGtgttataaaaaaaacctaattggAGCACAACCATAAGTGCCTTCATCTATCTTTTTAACTCTTCTCCATAaaaaggctttttagtcaaaatggtcccttAAATTtgtataacacataactttggtccctgagatttaaaattaatagaagtgctCCCTgaaattgtccaccatccattattttggtcattccgttaaaaaactccgttaagttgaGGGTGTAACACATAaatttggtccttgagatttgcaaGATACACAattttggtccctaagatttaaaatcaatagaagtggtcacTAAGATTGTCTattatccattattttggtcattctattAAAAAGCGGGACCACTTAATGGAgtttttttaatggaatgaccaacataatggatgatggacaatctcaagaACTATTTCTATTACTTTTAAATATCAAGAACCAAAGTTATATGTTATAAAAATATCAGAaactattttgactaaaaaaaaaccccatAAAAATGCAATTGGGCCGACCACCAATCtcggaaacaaagaaaaaactaatcaattattataaaaaaaatcacaggGCCTCCTATTTAATTATTAACCGAAAGAAATGATGTTTGTCACTAAAGCTTTTGTGAGTTTAATCAATTGCATATGTCCTTTTGGCACCCTCCGTTCATGCCTATTCTGCTGAGGTTCAGGGACAAAATCAATCAATCGCATGCCTGAACTCAAACATTTTTTATGAAAAGTCATCAGCATTTAACAATTGCATTATTGCAAACCCGAGCGTAATCAAGTTGGTTTGAATAGTATTTCTCTGATATACATCTAAATTTAACTTGTTTCTCTATAATTTAGATTAAAGTTATAAATTTATAACGTCttccaaataaaataagaaaaaaaaaaattcattgttttacttttcatccaaaataaataacaaacacGAAAAACAGATGATAAGAAGTAAAGATTATAATATTTCGCTTCTTATTACCCCTATTCATTGGTTAGATCGAAAGAACGTAGATCCTTGCATAGATTGCAAGTATAAAGATGGCGGAATTTTTCGGATTGACACTCTGCCTCCAAAGTCTGCGGATCAAACAATTTGGATTGTTCAATTTAAATCATACGGTCCACATTAGTTCATTTCACTGACCCACCTCACACACaatctctttgtccaacactcATATGcctctccctcaaacagtttggaTTGCTTGATCTGCGCATTGCGAAATGTGATATCCAAAGAGAATCTCAATGCGAATTTTTCTACTCTTCGTTGCAAAAAGTACCAAAACTCTCTTTTAATTAACCAATTATGTTACCATTACTTGGTTGACGCACATTTACACGttaaactagttttttttttcttctaaataatACATGCCGGTGTGACGGTTAAACTGAAAAATTACCCACTGTTTTGATCAACCAACCCTACCATGGAAGTGAATTGGAGTTCCACAGTCAAAAGGGCAAAAAATTAATCCGGGGATTATGCATGCTTTTACTGCAACCACCCGGATCATATGATGTCTTAACCGATGCGCCAATTATGCAGAATCGCAGGCTGTCCACTTTACCTAAAGCACACTGCATCAAGAGTTTTATAAACATGGAAGCAGAAGATGCCCTAATTTTAAAGCaatccttccttccttcccctcAACTTTTCTTCACCCACAAGCTGCTTCTTACATCACCCTCCACAcctttttatgaaaataaaataa
This region includes:
- the LOC137727920 gene encoding N6-mAMP deaminase → MEDWLSMPKVELHAHLNGSVRDSTLLELASVLGEKGVIVFSDVEHVIRKNDRSLTEVFRLFDLIHILTTDHKVITRITKEVIEDFASENVVYLELRTTPKNNASIGMSKRSYLGAVLEGIKAVTAVDVAFRPHSSDVGSQKNSSLINHTCSGSARKKIYVRILLSIDRRETTEAAMETVKLALEMRDLGVVGIDLSGNPIVGEWVTFFPALKFAREQGLYVTLHCGEVPNPKEIRAMLDFQPQRIGHACCFEEEEWKTLKSLSIPVEICLTSNIRTNTIPSLDVHHFADLYNAKHPLVICTDDSGVFSTSLSNEYNLAAAAFGLGKRELFQLARNSIDFVFADDGVKRELKEIVNSAEKKLDL
- the LOC137728702 gene encoding phospholipase A I-like isoform X1, with the translated sequence MSWGLGWKRPSEIFHLMLNYGTEGPPETFDRTSSASSSSSSSLSSVVNQDQELGFRIDLEWQAGDDEEQVALRLKSQLMVALPMPQDTVVVELRIEEAEEANVGVDMRVVRRREPLRAVTMTKTAGSSQQSDGTGVLTRLLRSNFASTMPAVADGEAACGVHWQCVTIVNLSGCGLSVLPVELTRLPLLEKLYLDNNKLSLLPSELGELKSLKVLRVDYNVLVSVPLELRQCVGLVELSLEHNKLVRPLLDFRAMAELRVLRLFGNPLEFLPEILPLHKLHHLSLANIRIVADDNLRSVNVQIEMENSSYFGASRHKLSAFFSLIFRFSSCHHPLLASALAKIMQDQGNRAVVGKDENAVRQLISMISSDNRHVVEQACSALSSLAADVSIAMQLMKSDIMQPIETVLKSMPQGEVISVLQVVVKLAFASDAVAQKMLTKDVLKSLKLLCAHKTPEVQRLALLAVGNLAFCLENRRILVTSESLCELLMRLTAAPEPRVHKAAARALAILGENGLLRRAIRGRPVPKQGLRILSMDGGGMKGLATVQILKAIEKGTGKQIHELFDLICGTSTGGMLAVALGIKLMSLDKCEEIYKNLGKLVFAEPAPKDNEAATWREKLDQLYKSSSQSFRVVVHGSKHSADQFERLLKEMCADEDGDLLIESAVKNIPKVFVVSTLVSVMPAQPFLFRNYQYPAGTLEVPPAISESSGITGPPPGCAEGYKRSAFIGSCKHQVWQAIRASSAAPYYLDDFSDDVNRWQDGAIVANNPTIFSIREAQLLWPDTKIDCLVSIGCGSVPTKVRKGGWRYLDTGQVLIESACSVERVEEALSTLLPMLPGIQYFRFNPVDERCDMELDETDPAVWMKLEDAVEEYIQKNSLVLKDACERLLMPFQHDEKWSENLRSQHVPKSKASSDGEKGPSLGWRRNVLLVEASHSPNSGRTQNHAHALESFCARNGIRLSQMQGISGFLKTVPATTFPTPFASPLFPPSIPSSPLFYSPDFGPQRVGRIDMVPPLSLDAQSGKGAVSPPESPLGPRQLSLPVQSLHEKLQNSPQVGIVHLALQNDSLGSILSWQNDVFVVAEPGELADNFLQSVKLSLISVMRNHRRKADSSFANISTISDLVACRPYFQLGGIVHRYMGRQTQVMDDGQEIGAYLFRRTVPSIHLTPDDVRWMVGAWRDRIIVCTGTYGPTPPLIKAFLDSGAKAVISSLAQPPETQLTALHGSAEFSAFENGKFEIGEEDAEDEIEDEKAEPSSPLSDWEDSENGDPSTGFWDDDEEEVSQFVCQLYESLFREGAGVDAALRQALASHRKLRYSCHLPGIH
- the LOC137728702 gene encoding phospholipase A I-like isoform X2 codes for the protein MAELRVLRLFGNPLEFLPEILPLHKLHHLSLANIRIVADDNLRSVNVQIEMENSSYFGASRHKLSAFFSLIFRFSSCHHPLLASALAKIMQDQGNRAVVGKDENAVRQLISMISSDNRHVVEQACSALSSLAADVSIAMQLMKSDIMQPIETVLKSMPQGEVISVLQVVVKLAFASDAVAQKMLTKDVLKSLKLLCAHKTPEVQRLALLAVGNLAFCLENRRILVTSESLCELLMRLTAAPEPRVHKAAARALAILGENGLLRRAIRGRPVPKQGLRILSMDGGGMKGLATVQILKAIEKGTGKQIHELFDLICGTSTGGMLAVALGIKLMSLDKCEEIYKNLGKLVFAEPAPKDNEAATWREKLDQLYKSSSQSFRVVVHGSKHSADQFERLLKEMCADEDGDLLIESAVKNIPKVFVVSTLVSVMPAQPFLFRNYQYPAGTLEVPPAISESSGITGPPPGCAEGYKRSAFIGSCKHQVWQAIRASSAAPYYLDDFSDDVNRWQDGAIVANNPTIFSIREAQLLWPDTKIDCLVSIGCGSVPTKVRKGGWRYLDTGQVLIESACSVERVEEALSTLLPMLPGIQYFRFNPVDERCDMELDETDPAVWMKLEDAVEEYIQKNSLVLKDACERLLMPFQHDEKWSENLRSQHVPKSKASSDGEKGPSLGWRRNVLLVEASHSPNSGRTQNHAHALESFCARNGIRLSQMQGISGFLKTVPATTFPTPFASPLFPPSIPSSPLFYSPDFGPQRVGRIDMVPPLSLDAQSGKGAVSPPESPLGPRQLSLPVQSLHEKLQNSPQVGIVHLALQNDSLGSILSWQNDVFVVAEPGELADNFLQSVKLSLISVMRNHRRKADSSFANISTISDLVACRPYFQLGGIVHRYMGRQTQVMDDGQEIGAYLFRRTVPSIHLTPDDVRWMVGAWRDRIIVCTGTYGPTPPLIKAFLDSGAKAVISSLAQPPETQLTALHGSAEFSAFENGKFEIGEEDAEDEIEDEKAEPSSPLSDWEDSENGDPSTGFWDDDEEEVSQFVCQLYESLFREGAGVDAALRQALASHRKLRYSCHLPGIH